A stretch of Aerococcaceae bacterium zg-252 DNA encodes these proteins:
- a CDS encoding alpha-amylase: MSIQPNQVIYSIFVRNFSPEGTFRGVIPQLPRIKELGVDIIWLLPIHPLGEENRKGKAGSPYANKDYRGINPEYGTLEDFKALCQAIHDNGMKVMIDVVYNHTSPDSVLVQEHPEWFFYRPDGKRGNQVGDWTDIVDLDYKNKALWDYQIESLTYWAQFVDGFRCDVAPLVPIEFWKEARKAVAKVKEEFIWLSESVEFSFIKLLRQAGGTAHSDCEMYQAFDVLYDYDVHYLFHGYLRGKNTLSEYINRLNLQEVIYPKHYIKARHLENHDNPRAKFLIPEEQNLLQWTAFQYFEKGFVLLYNGQEVQESTEQTLFDVDPVNWQAGRDISAEIRRLHDIKKQYIPVNSSARYELTAYDEFDAVVIEHESHETLFVAVCSFKGKEGQVKVPLTDGQYTDLVSGDTIEVVNGQVALVDHALAVSVEK; the protein is encoded by the coding sequence ATGTCAATTCAACCGAATCAAGTTATTTATAGTATTTTTGTTCGTAATTTTTCACCAGAAGGAACTTTTCGTGGTGTAATTCCACAATTGCCTCGTATTAAAGAATTAGGGGTAGATATTATTTGGCTATTGCCAATTCACCCATTAGGCGAAGAAAATCGTAAAGGAAAAGCTGGCTCTCCTTATGCGAATAAAGATTATCGTGGCATCAACCCTGAATATGGGACATTGGAAGATTTTAAGGCATTGTGTCAAGCGATACATGATAATGGCATGAAAGTGATGATTGACGTTGTTTACAATCATACTTCACCGGATTCTGTATTAGTTCAAGAACATCCTGAATGGTTCTTCTATCGTCCAGACGGCAAGCGTGGTAATCAAGTAGGCGATTGGACGGATATTGTCGATTTAGATTATAAAAATAAAGCATTATGGGATTATCAAATTGAATCGCTTACTTATTGGGCACAATTTGTGGACGGATTCCGCTGTGATGTTGCACCATTAGTACCTATTGAGTTTTGGAAAGAAGCACGAAAAGCTGTCGCAAAAGTGAAAGAAGAATTTATTTGGTTATCAGAAAGTGTTGAGTTTAGCTTTATCAAATTATTGCGTCAAGCCGGTGGTACTGCCCATTCTGATTGTGAAATGTATCAAGCATTTGATGTGCTATATGATTATGATGTTCACTATTTATTCCATGGCTATCTACGTGGTAAAAATACATTGAGCGAGTACATCAATCGCTTGAATTTACAAGAAGTTATTTATCCAAAACATTATATTAAAGCACGTCATCTTGAAAATCATGATAACCCACGTGCGAAGTTTTTAATTCCTGAAGAACAAAACTTATTACAATGGACAGCTTTTCAATATTTTGAAAAAGGCTTTGTATTACTTTACAATGGTCAAGAAGTGCAAGAGTCAACTGAACAGACATTATTTGATGTAGACCCAGTTAACTGGCAGGCAGGGCGTGATATTTCAGCTGAAATTCGTCGTTTACATGATATTAAAAAACAATACATTCCAGTAAATTCGTCTGCACGTTACGAATTGACAGCGTACGATGAATTCGATGCCGTTGTGATAGAACATGAAAGCCATGAAACATTATTTGTAGCAGTATGTTCATTTAAAGGCAAAGAAGGACAAGTGAAAGTACCACTAACTGACGGACAATATACTGACTTGGTAAGTGGCGATACCATTGAAGTGGTTAATGGACAAGTGGCATTAGTTGACCACGCTTTAGCAGTTTCAGTAGAGAAATAA
- the dprA gene encoding DNA-protecting protein DprA, whose translation MKLSMRELIIYLKLKEVSYQEQGRVLRYLVHYHLCQNTWDEYEYFQLKQEISQALIALNLPDWDSDLCQSAKQLAMQAIVFGDTIYPKRWYHIPQPPLVIFYEGNLSLLSKFPVSIVGSRKITSYGKKVTQELVEAFTREGWVSVSGMAKGVDAVVHQSAMNGGVQQSTIAIIATGLDRCYPREHTNLQLQLGQQHLVLSEFLPNSSALKHHFIMRNRLVAGISSAICVMQAARKSGSLITANYALQFNREIYALPGRIDDVQSAGCNDLIMAGATPILSIEETVQSIKTLKNVQNRV comes from the coding sequence TTGAAACTATCAATGCGAGAACTCATCATTTATTTAAAATTAAAAGAAGTCAGTTATCAAGAGCAAGGTAGGGTGTTACGCTATTTAGTACATTATCACTTATGCCAAAATACTTGGGACGAGTACGAATATTTTCAGTTAAAACAAGAGATTAGCCAAGCATTAATTGCGTTGAATTTACCAGATTGGGATAGTGATTTATGTCAAAGTGCCAAACAATTAGCTATGCAGGCAATTGTTTTTGGTGATACTATTTATCCTAAACGTTGGTATCATATTCCCCAACCACCACTCGTAATATTTTATGAGGGAAATTTGTCTTTATTATCAAAATTTCCAGTATCAATCGTTGGAAGTCGTAAGATTACTTCGTATGGGAAAAAGGTGACGCAAGAACTGGTGGAGGCATTTACACGAGAGGGGTGGGTGAGTGTCTCAGGTATGGCAAAAGGGGTTGATGCTGTTGTGCATCAATCAGCAATGAATGGCGGAGTGCAGCAGTCTACAATTGCGATTATTGCTACGGGTTTAGACCGTTGTTATCCACGTGAGCATACCAATCTTCAATTACAATTGGGACAGCAACATCTTGTGTTGTCTGAATTTTTACCGAATAGTTCGGCTCTGAAACATCATTTTATTATGCGTAATCGTTTAGTTGCTGGTATTTCGTCAGCGATTTGTGTCATGCAAGCAGCTAGGAAAAGTGGCAGTCTGATTACAGCCAATTATGCCTTGCAATTTAACCGAGAAATTTATGCTTTGCCTGGACGCATTGATGATGTGCAGTCAGCTGGGTGCAATGACTTAATTATGGCTGGGGCTACGCCTATTTTATCAATTGAAGAAACAGTTCAGTCGATAAAAACATTGAAAAATGTACAAAATAGAGTATGA
- a CDS encoding ribonuclease HII, with protein sequence MNKLSINEIKTKLAQVTQIDDELFQLYRLDERKGVQTAVKQAEKRIVQLAQQKQEHLARLEIEDAVRQQGFKLIAGIDEVGRGPLAGPVVTAAVILPKNCDALIGVTDSKQLSPTKRQYFVELIKSVAIAYAITETSVEAIDQYNIYEATRQSMLESVESLKIQPDYLLIDAMKIDSDLPQQSLIKGDQRSLTIAAASILAKEYRDNRMIEYAAQYPEFGFDKHMGYGTAQHLTALATYGYTPIHRQSFAPVRETLKKY encoded by the coding sequence ATGAATAAATTATCCATTAATGAGATAAAAACAAAGTTGGCTCAAGTGACGCAAATAGATGATGAATTGTTTCAATTGTATCGGTTAGATGAACGCAAAGGGGTGCAGACAGCCGTTAAACAAGCTGAAAAACGAATTGTACAACTCGCCCAACAAAAACAGGAGCATTTAGCACGTCTTGAAATAGAAGATGCAGTCAGACAACAAGGATTCAAGTTGATAGCTGGTATTGATGAAGTCGGCAGGGGACCATTAGCTGGTCCGGTAGTAACAGCAGCTGTTATTTTACCAAAAAATTGTGATGCGTTGATTGGTGTTACAGACTCTAAACAATTATCACCAACTAAAAGACAATATTTTGTTGAATTAATTAAGTCGGTCGCCATAGCATACGCTATAACGGAAACATCTGTTGAAGCAATTGACCAGTATAATATTTATGAAGCGACTAGACAATCAATGCTAGAAAGTGTTGAATCATTAAAGATTCAGCCGGACTATTTATTAATTGATGCGATGAAAATCGATTCTGACTTGCCACAACAATCGTTGATAAAGGGCGACCAGCGTTCACTGACCATAGCAGCAGCAAGTATTTTGGCTAAGGAGTACCGAGATAATCGAATGATAGAGTATGCTGCACAATATCCTGAATTTGGTTTTGATAAACACATGGGGTATGGCACAGCACAACATTTAACGGCATTGGCTACGTATGGATATACTCCGATTCATCGGCAGTCATTTGCTCCAGTAAGAGAAACATTGAAGAAATATTAA